GTTGCTGTTCAAGGTATTAAGATGTTAACGAGGGTTGACTTCAATAACGACAAGAACTTATTAATCGTAGCGGTGTCAATCGGATTAGGTTTAGGTTTTGCGATTAAACCCGAATTATTCCAATTTATGCCAGAAACAGTTAAAATGTTCGCAAGTAATGGAATTGTCGTTAGTAGCTTAGTAGCAATTGTCTTAAATTTAGCGTTAAATGGTTTGAAAGAAGAAAAATAATTAATTAATAAGAAATGGAAGGTATGGCGTATGTGTCATACCTTTTTTTATACGTTTTTTTGTTAATTTTTTCAGAGTGTTGTGAAAAAAATGACCGTAAAATAATCGTTTTATTATTTATACTATTATTTGTAAGAACGAGTAGAGGAGTGATGAAAATGATGAAGTGGTACACATATTCAATTAATCAAGTAATGGAAAAATTAGCAGTCGATGCGAATGGTTTGAATGAGGCGCATCGTCAAGAACGTTTAACAACATATGGTCAAAATAATTTAACTGAAACCTTACAACTTCCTTTGTGGAAAAAAATTGGCAAGCATTTTGTTGATTTGTTAATGATTATTTTAATTGTAGCAGGAATTCTAAAAGGAATGACTGGTGATTATGTCGAGATGGGCATTATTTTTGCGGTTGTAATTATCAATGGTTTAATCGGTTATCTACAAGAACGTAAAGCTGAAGAGTCATTGAATGGCTTAAAGCAAATGATGGGACAAGAAACGACTATTTTAGTCAAAGGGTTGAAGCAAACGATTGATAATCAACAATTGGTTCCAGGTGATGTGGTCTTTTTACAGTCTGGTGATATAGTCCCAGCTGATTTGATGTTGATGGAGGTACATGATTTAGCAATTGAAGAATCAGTCTTAACGGGTGAGTCATTGCCCGTTGAAAAAGAAGTCAGTATCTTAGCTGATAATACGCCACTAGGTGACCGTCTGAATATGGCTTTTTCGGGAACTTTAGTCCAGTCAGGAACCGGTTTGGGTATTGTGGTTGAAACGGGTGACCGTACAGAAATTGGTCAAATTAATCAAGCATTACAGACTGTTGAAAAGCAAGAAACACCGTTGATTAAAAAAATGAATCAATTGAATCATCAAATTTTTAAAGGCTTGATATTTTTAGTTGTTTTCTTATTATTTTTTACAACGCTACGCTTTGGAATGGATGTTAAGACGCTAACCTCAGCTGTTATTGCGTTAATTGTGGCAGTTGTACCGGAAGGCTTACCAGCTGTTTTGACTATGATTTTATCGATGGGTGTTAATGAAATGGCTAAAGAACAGGCGATTGTAAAGAGTATGCCAGCTGTGGAAACACTAGGTGCGATGACGGTTATCTGTTCTGATAAAACAGGAACATTAACAAAAAATCAAATGTCAGTAGTAGAGGTCATTACAGCAAAAGGCGCGATGACAATCGATGAGTTAGCAAGTAGTGATGAAGCCATTTTGACTATCATGGCTAATTGTCAGGAGTTACGCTTAGACGCGACACAAAGTATTGACGCATTATCTGGCAACCCTACTGAGTTAGCTTTACTAACATATGCAGAGCAAGTAGACACATCGTTTTTACCAATTGAGCAAAAAATTCCATTTAGCTCGGACTATAAGTACATGGCGACGACGCATATGGTTGCTGGTAATAAGGAAATCATGTACATCAAGGGAGCGCCGGAAGTTTTGTTAGCGAAAGCTCAGTTAACGGCTATTCAACGTGATTATTGGTTAGCTCAAGCAGCTACATTAGCACAAAAAGGTCAGCGCGTATTAGGCTTGGCGAAGAAAAACATGGTATTAGGTACTGAGTTAACTCATGATGAAGTGGTAGATATTGAATTAATTGGGTTAGCTGGTATTATTGATCCACCGAAAGCTTCGGCAATCCAAGCGGTGAAAGAAGCAAGAGAAGCTGGGATTTCAGTTAAGATGATTACTGGAGATCATCGTGACACGGCACAAGCAATTGGACGAGAAATTGGTCTGGCACACACCTCGCAAGCACTTGAAGGCAAGGATATTGAAGCGATGGATGATGCAGCGTTACGCGAAATAGTTTCTAAGATTGATGTTTATGCCCGAACAACACCTGAGCATAAGTTGCGTATCGTTAAAGCTTTACAGGCAAATGGAGAAATTGTTGGAATGACCGGTGATGGAGTCAATGATGCACCAGCCTTAAAGAAAGCCGATATTGGGATTGCGATGGGAATTAAGGGGAGTGAAGTGAGTAAGCAAGCCGCTGACATGGTATTGGCGGATGATAACTTTGCGACAATTACGAAAGCTGTAAAAG
This is a stretch of genomic DNA from Vagococcus zengguangii. It encodes these proteins:
- a CDS encoding HAD-IC family P-type ATPase, which codes for MKWYTYSINQVMEKLAVDANGLNEAHRQERLTTYGQNNLTETLQLPLWKKIGKHFVDLLMIILIVAGILKGMTGDYVEMGIIFAVVIINGLIGYLQERKAEESLNGLKQMMGQETTILVKGLKQTIDNQQLVPGDVVFLQSGDIVPADLMLMEVHDLAIEESVLTGESLPVEKEVSILADNTPLGDRLNMAFSGTLVQSGTGLGIVVETGDRTEIGQINQALQTVEKQETPLIKKMNQLNHQIFKGLIFLVVFLLFFTTLRFGMDVKTLTSAVIALIVAVVPEGLPAVLTMILSMGVNEMAKEQAIVKSMPAVETLGAMTVICSDKTGTLTKNQMSVVEVITAKGAMTIDELASSDEAILTIMANCQELRLDATQSIDALSGNPTELALLTYAEQVDTSFLPIEQKIPFSSDYKYMATTHMVAGNKEIMYIKGAPEVLLAKAQLTAIQRDYWLAQAATLAQKGQRVLGLAKKNMVLGTELTHDEVVDIELIGLAGIIDPPKASAIQAVKEAREAGISVKMITGDHRDTAQAIGREIGLAHTSQALEGKDIEAMDDAALREIVSKIDVYARTTPEHKLRIVKALQANGEIVGMTGDGVNDAPALKKADIGIAMGIKGSEVSKQAADMVLADDNFATITKAVKEGRRIFDNLKKTINFFLPTALAQGLIVIVALLTNHPLPLTPVQILWVNMVTTITLSYALGFEPAHEEVMKRQPRNPAESILSKYALFRIIYVSLLITIPSYLIAMNIQDIAVQQTVLLQSIVLSQAVYMINCRELLDFSLTRKVLTNKALWISLGALAIVQGTVLFVPFAQQLVGTARLSGAQHLLVIAIAAMVFILVEVEKSVTKKMMDKKEEVVA